The following nucleotide sequence is from Primulina eburnea isolate SZY01 unplaced genomic scaffold, ASM2296580v1 ctg128_ERROPOS2300000, whole genome shotgun sequence.
TTTCCACCCTCAGGTCTTATGGGCTGAAGTTGAATCCTCAGAAGTGTATCTTTGGGGTGAAAAGTGGGAAGTTTTGGGTTATATGGTGACAGAGAGGGGGATTGAGGCTAACCCCAAGAAAGTTGAAACTATCCAAGATATGGTCTCTCCCGGGGACCCAAAGATGTTCAGCTGTTGACAGGGAGGATTGCTGCATTGGCCGTTTTATCTCGAGGTCCGCCTACAGAAGTTTACCCATTCTTCCGGACTTGAGAAAggcaaaaaaaattgaatgggATCCAGCCTAGCGAGGAAAGCGTTGAAGAGTTGAAAAAATACCTTGCTGAGCTGCCTGTCCTGGCCAAACCGTTGCAGGTGAGCCCTTTGTTGGTATATTTATCTGCCACCGAGGGAGCTGTGAGTTCGGTCCTTGTCAAGTGGGAGGGATCAACTCAACAGCCATTCTATTATGTTTCACATGCACTCAAGGGGGCAGAGATCAGATATTCAGGGTTGGAAAAAATTGGCTTTGGCTTTATGTGATGACAGCGAGGCGCTTGAGATCCTACTTCCTATCTCATCCAATGTGTTGCTAACTAACGTCCATTGGGCGAATCCTCACTCATTCCCAAATAGTCTGGCCGTTTGGTAAAATGGACTATGAGCTGGGAGAGTATGACATCCAGTATGAACCCAAGAACAGCTATCAAAGCACAGCCTTAGCCGATTTCTGGCTGAAACTGTGCATCAGGAGAACGAAGACCCTTGGAAGGTGTATGTGGATGGTTCCTCGTCGAAGGATGGAAGTGGGGTGGGGAGTAGTACTGATTTCACTAGCTAGGGAGGAAGTGAAGTTGGCTGTAAGGTTGGACTTTCGAGCATCCAATAATGAGGCAGAGTATGAGGCTGTTGGCAGGACTTCGAGCAGCCAGAAATGTGGGAGCTACCCGGGTAACTTATTTTTCTGACTCACAGTTGGTAGCACAACGAATGAAGGGGATGTATGATGTGAAAGATGAGAGAGCTTATTGAGTATGCTCGATAAGTGGACAGCGTCAGAGAGAAATTCACAGAGATTACATTTTGAATATATTCCcaggaaagaaaatgaaaaggCAAACACTCTAGCCCAATGGCTGGAACATAGGAAGTTGGAAGACTAGAGAGGTGGTCTTTCAAATTGAACTCACACCTCACCTGAGTCCACCGCAGTTGAGCAGGAGGAGGACTGGAGGACTGACATAATTGATTACCTGAAAGAGGGAAAGCTTCCTGCTGACCCTCGCGGAGTTTGTAAGTTGAAGGCAAAGTGTTCACTTATGTGATGATCAGAGAAGTGTGTATAGAACGTCTTTTGAAGGGCCGCTTTTCGGTGCTTGAGTTACCAATAGGCTGATTATGTGCTCCAGAAGTTCACGAGGGATGTTGTGGAAACTCATTTGAGGCTTATGCATTGGCAAGAAAAGTGCTGCTCGCGGTTATTCTTGGCCCTCCGTGCTGCATATGCTCAAGAGTTAGTGATGTCTTGTGATAGTTGTCAACGCCATGCCCGGTTGCATCACCGGGCGGCCGCGGCAATGAAGGCTGTCACAGCTCTTGTCCTTTTGACCAGTGGGGAATATATATTGGGGCCTTTTCCTACAGCTCATGCCCAGAAGAAGTTCTATTGGTAGCAGTTGACCTTTTCTCAAAATGGGTAGAAGCAGAGCCTCTGGCCAGAATCACTGGGAATGACGTCCTGAAGTTCTTGTGGAAAAGTATGTATGCAGATATGGGTACCTAGGAAACTGATATCCTATAAAGGGATACAGTTCCAAGGGGCAAGGATCCAAGCTTGGTTGTAAAGAGATGAAGATCCAACCAAGTCTTTACCTCTGTAGCTTACCCGCAGAGTAACGGTCAGGTGGAGGTGACTAATCGGACACTGGTGCAGGGTCTAAAGGTTCGACTTGGCAAAGCTAAGGGCAATTGGGTGGATGAGCTACAAATTCTTATGGGCATACCGAACCACTCCGAGGAAGGAACTAAAGAAACTCCTTTCAATTTGGTCTACGGTATTAGGCAGTGCTCCGGCTGAAGATTGGGTTGGAATCGGCAAGGGTAGTGTTTATGAGGGGATTAATGATACGAGACGCGATACTGACCTTGATCTTTTGAAAAAAAGAGAGAGGCCGCAACATTCATATGGAAGTTTATAAAAACCGCATTGCAAAAGTCGTATAATCGGGAGTCATTCAGAGAAACTTCCAGGTAGGTGACTTGGTCCTGAGGAAGGTGCAAGAAGAGCAGAGAGGAAAGTTGGATCCAAAGTGGGAGGGTCCCTTCAAAGTGATCGAGAGGCTGAGCTCTGGAGCCTATTACTTAGAGAATGCGCAAGGCAAGGCATTGAAGAGGCCCTGGAACGCTTATCACCTTAGAAAATATATCCTTGAATTTGATTGTTGATGTATTTCATTTAGAATTTTCTTATGTAATCATTtggaattaataaaattttgttcttgTTTTTATTCATGAACGTTGTTGTAgggaagaaaataaaaaaatttgattttcctATTTAGGCtgtgcctagtagaggagcagagttggggtggggagaaaatttattttcctactaaggcatcaactagtagaggagcagagtttggaAGAAgaggagaaattttattttcctactaaggcatcacctagtagaggattaaagtttggaagaaaaggagaaattttatttttctactaAGGCACGCCTAGTAGAGGGGCAGAGTTGGAAgaagagaaaaaaattttattttcctgctaaggtatcacctagcagaggagttagagtgtgcggtattgaatttttattttcctactaagacatcgcctagtagaggagcagagtttggaagaaaaggagaaattttttatttttctactaaggcatcgcctagtagaggatcAGAGTTTGGAAgaagagaaaaaaattttatttccttgCTAAGAACTACACTAGCAGAGGAGGTTAGCAGTCATATGTAGCGAGCACCCTCTGGAGTCTCTCTCAGTCCAGCACATGCATTCTGCACATTCAACTCCCTCTGTCTAGCACACGCCTTCTACCCATGCATCTCCTGACGTTTCTGGCACTCGTCCTGGTGATCTCAATAGATCCAGATCTAGCACCAGTTCTCCTATGCGTACGGGTCCTAGAGTCCACTTTGGACTCAATCCTTCCCGCCGCCCATCACCGTTGGAGAATTGTTTCGAGCGGCGACTGACTTTGTTGGAGGATTCCGTTACGTTCATGCATGTTAGGATGTCTGCAGAATTTCTTGAGACCAGAGTATCTATCAGGAGTATAAATCAAGCTCTAATTGACTTGAAATCGAGTTTGACTGAACAGATTAGAGCTGGTTTTGCTGAGATGAGGTCTAACATGCTTGTGCAGCATGACAGAGATTATAGCATAGCCTATACCAGAGGGCGGAAGAGGAAAGCATCCGAGGCAGATTTTGGTgagttaattttattaattatatttatgtttatataatataatgatttaGTACAAATCTCATAATTGTTTTAATTTGTTTAATGTGCGCTTTTAGGTGTGGATGATAATCTGGCGAGGGAAATTGGCAGTACTAGCCAAACACTACATATATTTGAGCCTATCTTCCGGTCATTACAGAGGAGTCCTCAGAAGGTGAGTTAATGCactttttgatttgatatttatGTATAGTATATTAAACAACAAACTTTTTTTTAGATATTCAAGTTACTCCGGATTCGTGTAAGTCAGGTGGCGAGGCGACCACGTCGAGAGGTTATTACAGTAACTTTGTCTATTCATATTTGCATTAAAgttgttattattttaatttgttgAATATACGCTGTTAGGTATGGCTGATAATTTGGGTAGGGAAATTGGCAATAGTAgccaaacccaacagatattTGAGCCTAACCTTCAAGACATTCTAGAGGAGTCCGCATGAGGTGAGGTAATgcacattttttatatttatatttttgtatAGTATATTAAACAATATACTTTATGTTTTTAGATATTCAAGTGACTCCAGATGCGCGTATGTCAGGAGGCGAGGCGACCACGTCGAGAGTTTATTAAACTATACCTTGTTTATTGTTCATATTTGCATTAAAGTTGTTACAACTGATCATTTTATATATGCCGGTGTGAGGTCACTTGCGGAGACCGTGACACTGAAGGTAAACAACTCGCTTGCGCGAGTTAGGGCCTCGATGCTCGACCGTTCGCCCAGTAGGATTCGAGGTTTTTACGCCGAATATGAGAAGTCGTTCTACGGGCCCATGGCTATCGCAAACTCGCGTGTCACTTTCTTtgtaagcttttaaataaatTGTTATAAAGTTTAAATTTGTAGAGAACTTCTTTTAAAACATTGAAAACATTTTGTTATATTGAATTCAGCACATCGGCGAAGCTCTCCTGGTTGTTTGATGGATGCAGATCCGACATCCTGAAGTGATGTCGGCAGACGATTCATTGATGGACAGACATTTCTATGGTGCGATCTCAGTTTTGGCCGAAGCTAAAGATATCGATTTCAACATAAATCTGGCACCGATTGTGAGCAAAGTCAAAGTTAGTGATCCAGAATGGCCGTGTATTTCGTGGGAAAAGGCACGAAGAATTCTCATCCCTGTCTACACAGATCGGCGCTGGTTTTTGCTAAAACTCGTGACAGAGGTGAATAAGTGCATTATATATGACTTGCAGCGAAGGCACGATCCCAAATTCAAAGATCTGAATGAAGAAATAGAGCCTATACTTATAAACGCTGCTCGTTTGCTATCCATTGTTGGGAACAACCCACACCCCGAGAGGCCATGGAATATAAACTATGTGATGAATTCCGTGCCAAGATTATACAGTACGTTGTCAAGtttctatttaaaatataataacttcattattcatttttttaatattacaataaatattaacttctcattttttcttttttcacaGTGAAGATTCGGGAGCATTTGTATTAGCTGTTGCTGGATACTTTGTCTAAGAAGAGCGCGTAAGTATTACTAACTTTAGATGATAGATTAGTATCTGAGTTTAGATATTTTTTAGCTTGTAATATTTTCCTTAATGATTGGTGATTATTGTGATGTATTGGACAATTTTATGTCATTATTGGAACATCGTTTCTTATGTAATTATTTGGTCTTTTTTTTTGTCGACCACTCTCGGTTTTGGTCGACTAGTAGACTTTTTTGGATGGTCGACCATTACCTTTTATGGTTGGTCGACCATTACCTTCTATGTCATTGTTGGTCGACCATTACCTTTTAGCTTGTAAATTTATGTCATTGTTGGTCTACCATTACCTTTTATAGTCGACCATTATATTTTGTTGGTCCACCACCACTGTCCTTTTGGTCGACCATTTTGGGGTTTTAGGGGTTAAGGGTttaaaggtttagggtttagggttttaagGGTTTAGAACCGTAAATTAATAATTCATCATATAAAAAACATATGAATCGTGGAATCACAATCCAActattatgttatatttaaaaaaaattataatttcaagattatgttatatattttaatttccaTATGAATCACTTCGTCAAAATCTCAGTATTTTGTTACATTATAAAAAAcatgattatgttatatgttttaagttAAATGTGAATCGTGGAATCAAAATCGAactattatgttttattttaaaaaaaatttcataatttcaagattatgttatatatttttatttacatATGAATCACTTCGTCAAAAACTCAGTATTTTGTTACATTATAAAAAAcatgattatgttatatgttttaagttAAATGTGAATCGTGGAATCACAATCGAACtattatgttatattttaaaaaaaaaatattcataatttcaagattatgttatatattttaatttacatatGAATCACTTCGTCAAAATCTCAGTATTTTGTCACATTATAAAAAACataattatgttatatgttttaagttAAATGTGAATCGTGGAATCACAATCGAActattatgttatatttaaaaaaaatcataatttcaagattattttatatattttaatttacatatGACAATCTTTCATCAAAACTCAGTATTTTGTTACATTATAAAAAACATGATTATGTTGTATGTTTAGTTAAATGTGAATCGTGGAATCACAATCAAACtattatgttatatttttaaaaaaaaatattcataatttcaagattattgttatatattttaatttacatatGATTCACTTCGTCAAAATCTCAGTATTTTGTTACATTATAAAAAAcatgattatgttatatgttttaagttAAATGGGAATCGTGGAATCACACTCGAACtattatgttatattttgaaaaaaaaaattcataatttcaagattatgtatatattttaatttacatataATCACTCGTCAAAAACTCAGTAGTTGTTACATTATAAAAAcatgattatgttatatgttttaagttAAATGTGAATCGTGGAATCACAATCAAACtattatgttatatttttttaaaaaatcataatttcaagattagttatatattttaatttacatatGAATCACTTCGTCAAAATCTCAGCATTTtgttacattaaaaaaaaaaaacaggatATATGTTAGTGGAATGACAATCGAactattatgttatatatttaataatggAGATGTGTCACGATATGCCAACAAAAAATATGAATCGACATTGCATTACCTTACATGTTTTTAATTTATATGAAAACGGAATCCTACTCTCACAACTATCttaatttcacaattatgttacataTTTTCGACAATTATTAGTatctatttaaaaaaaaaaaaactaatgtcGACGTTCAAGCTCATGGTCGACCATCAGGATGGTGGACCATGAGCTTGATGGTCGACCAAGAAAAATAGTGGTCGACCATCAACTAATGATCGACCATGAGTTTGTAACGTCGGCCAAAATAAACTTATGGTCTACCAATCAAGCTAATGATCGACCATTAGGCTCATGatcgaacaaaaaaaaaactttggTCGACCCTCAAGCTATCTCTTGCTGAAATCACCGATCGAAGGAATTCTGTTTTGTTTCTTCTGCCAACTCTCTTCTCTAACAAAGGAGGCAACACCAATggaaaattaatgttgtgtgGCCATTCATTTTCTTCCGGAACGGGATACACAGTCTCTGAGTAAGCCATGCACCATTACATTGTAGAATAGTACTCTAAACACATATCATATAAATCAATCTTCGCTAACCAACTAGCTGCGATGGCATGAGCACATGGGattctatcaatatcaaaaactCGACATGTGCATCTTTTTGATTCGAGTCCACTATGGCCGAATGTCCACGACTCCAAACATCAAACTCCAGACGTCCTAATTCAAAACTTGTATTCCTTGGGCATCTGTGAACCTACTACGAAGAATCCCCTCGATCGTAGGGGTCAAGTTAGCGTTACTTGCAATTGATGCGTGGCGATATCGGGCAAACCAAGATGAGGCCAGTTTCTGCAAAGAATCTAAGAGTGCAATGATTGGCAGCTTCCTTTCTTCAAGTAGTCTAGCATTGATCGACTCAACCCCGTTCGTCGTCATAATATTGTAACGGGTCTTTGGACAATACGCTCGAGTCCATCTATCAAGTGAGTCTCTCTCGTCCAAATATTGCGCTGCCTCAGGATATCTATTTCTAAAATCATTGTATGCAATATCAAACtcgaaattttataaattttagcaATGTGCAAAAACATTTCGGTTGCACCCTTATTTTTGCATCTAGCCTTCAGGTTTTGGGATAAATGCCACGTACAATGACCATGATGCGCATTTCTATAGACAGTAGAAACCGCATTAATGATCCCCTGATGCCTGTCAGAAATTATCACCAATTCATCCTCGTCAGGTACTACTTCTAACAACTTCATTAAAAACCAACTCCACGAAGAAGTACACTCGACATCTACGATTCCCCACGCCAAAGGATATTGGTGATAATTTCCATCTTGTGCCGATGCCACAAGTAAAACACCATTATACTTGTCCTTCAACCACGTACCATCAATTGATACAACTTTTCGCATACTTCGATATCCTCTAACGCATGCACCAAAAGCAAGAAACATATACTTGAATTGATTTTCCTCGTCGACAAATATGTCTGTTATGCTTTCTCGATTCATCTGCTCAACCATGTGcaaataacaactcaatttagTAAAACTCTGCGTAGGATCACCTTTCAACATATTGTCTGCTAGTTCTTTCCTTTCCAAGCCTTGTAGTATGATATATCAGCATTCATACTATTGTGCATCATCGCCATCACCGCTTTTGGTACCATTGGCACTGGATGACCTTGGAAATTATCCACTAACATATCACGAACAACAGCAGAACTCGCTCCACGGATTCTCTTTCGTCTCCCAGTCAAACCACATGTATGTGTATTGCAATATGTTCTAATGGAGAATGCACGTGAATCATTCTTAATCAAAGAGGTCCAGATTCTCCACTTACAATCAGACACTACATATTTTACGGCGTACACCTTTTGACTACTTTTAACCGTCTCAAATTCAAAGCAAGCTTCCAAACTTATTCTAATTAGCTCTTTTTTCACTGCTTCTCAGTTTGGAAACTCTTGACCAACAAACAAGTTTGAACCATCCGTGAATGAAAATGTGTCATTATCAATATCCACATCCGCATCCAAATTTGCGTCATTTCTCTGAACCAAATTTGCCTCAACCTCAATTGCGTCATTACGTGCTTCGTCATATAACTCGTCTGTGTTACTACGATCCACATGCATGGAATCCACATTATGCGCTTCGTCGAAAAAACCACTGCTATTATTACGATCCACAAAACAATATTCAAGTGAAAATAATCATCAAAATGACTCTGTTCGTTAATATTGCAATTGTTTTCAATAATACCATATCCGTGCACATTATCAAAAGAAGcaacacattcaatttcaacttGAAGCACTTGCCTACTTCTCGGACAACCAAGATACAAATATGCTTTAAAATCATGGTCATTCTCTATATAAATTGGTTGAATGTTGCACGGCAATTCTAGAAGATAACTCAACCTCAAGTTGGCAGTGTCTTTTACTTTCCCAGCTCTATATAGTTcactttttaaattttcaaaataacaataTCATCATCCACTGGAATAGCAATAAACTTTGCATTGGCCCCTGGATTCCATTTATAAACCAGCCCCTCTGTCACTTCACATTTCCCATCAAATGAACAACAATAACGGTTGGCATATCTACAAAGTGCACAAacaaatatgataattataatgagcaaaatgatttaataacaaaaaaaaaattacgcaCATGGTCGACCAAAAATTAGTTGGTCGACCAAGAAATTATGTCGGGTCGACCAAGATGATCACGGTCGACCCGGCAAACACAACAACTTGGTCGACCATTAAGAGTGTGGTCGACCATGAAAAAATTTTCTTTGGTCGACCAGGAAGCTTATTGATCGACCAACTTAATTTGGTTTGGAAAATATTATTCATTTTAATTTTGGTCAATTTTGGTCGACGAAAAAAGCAATGAGCGACACAAATTATTCATCTTAATTTTGGTCGATAGCTGCATGAAATGAAGAAAACAATGAACTGGTTCAAAGAAAATGGAGCAAACTTACTGTATTTTTCAAATAGAGACGAATTGGTCTTCAAATACTGAAGAATGAGGGCAACATATGCGGGAGTAGATTTAGATCTGGATCTGAGGAATGAGCGCAACAATGCCTGAGCAACAACAGTGTCAATTTCGATTTAATGTATCGCGGAAGAGGTAGATGGGGTAGATGAGTTCttt
It contains:
- the LOC140820630 gene encoding uncharacterized protein — its product is MRSNMLVQHDRDYSIAYTRGRKRKASEADFGVDDNLAREIGSTSQTLHIFEPIFRSLQRSPQKIFKLLRIRVSQVARRPRREVWLIIWVGKLAIVAKPNRYLSLTFKTF
- the LOC140820607 gene encoding uncharacterized protein → MHVDRSNTDELYDEARNDAIEVEANLVQRNDANLDADVDIDNDTFSFTDGSNLTYCNTHTCGLTGRRKRIRGASSAVVRDMLVDNFQGHPVPMMNRESITDIFVDEENQFKYMFLAFGACVRGYRSMRKVVSIDGTWLKDKYNGVLLVASAQDGNYHQYPLAWGIVDVECTSSWSWFLMKLLEVVPDEDELVIISDRHQGIINAVSTVYRNAHHGHCTWHLSQNLKARCKNKGATEINRYPEAAQYLDERDSLDRWTRAYCPKTRYNIMTTNGVESINARLLEERKLPIIALLDSLQKLASSWFARYRHASIASNANLTPTIEGILRSRFTDAQGIQVLN